Proteins encoded by one window of Crassostrea angulata isolate pt1a10 chromosome 9, ASM2561291v2, whole genome shotgun sequence:
- the LOC128162876 gene encoding golgin subfamily A member 4-like yields MFKNLKKKLEQGVAQSPLRGALNAVTKSNEEVSASPGEPLAESTPKKVTNENQSFNATSDQGAVEGGPAVGQLVDIPLQEESPNTTNDFSSALSQLPGDETPRAGGRSRASSISSVTSDSFFTNSSFGPQHHYVLPSDIESEVEEQTNSLEAYSKDDLYQLVRKYERRSIRYKSKFMEVANIYKEVVAERDKLKNTLTQTQDRAFRRISELKEQIQLDQLAKKDLEENYRLMLEEKDEHLKVFRTQVRLLKEGKEIPAELEEKLKGKKSPQKAPVAEAQTGSSKKEEGDVQQLTEKVKRLEGLLSRCKETIRSNKEKNSQLEEENAKLTSEIKELTKLKGSGSPDQLSKLQNQIRQAREVIQQLEADKELAIAEVKRQVHEEIQAKDEEVAKVREQVKVKEGEVVQAQQQVGQLQSENQALVERNEKLEKAAREKLEKSREIVKKLKEDKQKLQSEMEDRIHEVEAKSQERIQEVERVMEEEKESLVQELSKAKAAAVSCMQEETEKNLANRVQASMEERDQYWQQILQEKESHHTELLQTKEAEHAQSLRQMEEDMARKLSEQEQEMRLAMEERDLQKMATLSQQDSLRDHLQTQVDTLSADKSRLEAELAEAQKQASNLREEMDDRIQRIQEDAAQQIQDLENKHRAELEEALGEKERVWQETLQSVRETHSVQMSELTRKQEDAMQGTSSELESYHKEQIKSMKSNYEQLLQERAHQVEDLHVSLHQMKEEKEGMERELSERREEVEQMRKEIDAMLTESGAAQTEKEAKIEELIAEVETLTKNLEQLGHEKKELEEDIVKMIEQREKQEQSYRDRISELTRENSDTMAAISASSDESMKALTNQVEEKNKEITELMETLRKAEEKVAELDKQCEKVENKLSQSQKEKEFMEEKISSFEASLSESLKLNEDLNQKVKETQEMFSSSQQHLQQEKSSLDQKITSLQEVVEEGEQRVTEMEQVIIQKEEEIQALKRVMEDNAVYIKEMEGKVKEIETEKNELSEILGSKEEEIAKEKEKFERLRGEAKGRLKDLKDSLDESGQKYLDLESERKNLVEKHQLELQEIQQKLEDEKSNSQKMEESVKSQFEEMKTKHKEQVNQVREELQEKLKQREMEFEEKLTELTKQKELNAEDLMKNFETRKVQEIEQIGENHQRELRSPVEDWESKLQREKEDFDKERRQLIASHQEECARLSGDRQREMAEVQTSLEQRITEKESAIDQLNSDLKSAQESKEASLRELTESRAQFEDSTNKTIETLNMKLQEAEDRLKEMSEKINQLETERDSLVESNTLSVSQYQEEIKLLRESEQEKKQSLAALEEQIKELNQQLYTVSEKHEKELSEKEEVVKGLREEINQLNNTNRSMEEMLKELNETSQARGENVQEKENQVKELEKKLTEREQELSQKLGEVQQECDKKVEEIQTEKVKCEEELQKRITEMSENDSELQANLTQLNSKVSQTEEKLHDCIQQYESQIEEYKTKLEQQVERGKQEVQKVEEQWKSKLQELKQKYMAKLKEFQKESQDKVSSMSQESGEVKVRLSDLEKQLAQERSDKEAMSEELTHANTKLLQLEETSGESKMAVIDLEKKIQEMERELGDRDQRIQQSQEQIKECESIISQKETEIGELRLSVEEKDKVISKKEERIEQLNERVSELEGLVRNGEELGGELKKELSDVSNQVTQLHSQCEQLQSEKSVLVTDLEGRDSTLSELQTKLTEAEAEKTKLCEEYESRLCAVQNYKEQLIESERAVVQNEFELKTGELKGEIEKLMTENSDLKTEVEKYVTEISELKSDLEKLVTENSDLKNSNVQLSDADTKRVDELFNLSEQLVNVKKEKEAMSEQFKQEMSELQNKHSMELENLSSKLESENTAKVAEYKKKAETYIANMKKQIQEEKETLKGEHEALKEQHNALNVQHEALQEEHEALKSKQEEMNSLVVEKGSIDEQLRAEQKKCVELEGQMSELKSEIQRLSEERENIITQFEKEKTHLLTLNEQEIKNRESVIAEHVQKMAEVQGSESALKNKFDEAVSKEGEMVKTVEKLRQENATLCESLSQLNKEHSEEIDTLRSENEKAKTALQKLEKEFQNYKASIDEQTESSTSGHQEELQKMKVHYEEMLEDRENEHTSKIKQLVKEFNQKMAEKDREFETTFSEALNKSQTGESRLLSEHKQIVEELNRDLQERDDRIDEVTLEYEAKLKEQKEDLSSKISQLQQDLTAAKQQHQMELYEMEERLKQVQQRAVQQQEVVHKQEVSALTQEWNTERKAPLLHASGPSVIEPQELLHHNQLAINALQSGSGSATVLQKQVMQLTQQLQQLKEQHRLELAQVQGNMEMKLNQVPLQPRRKHVNFDPNDPNMESEFENLELDNMDLRAQVAQLNGQLAQTRIREKELHQQLDVAKGGNSHWSHDGPPSPGYHTDGTPAGPLLNEATQLEYLKNILFQYMTGKQTKTLSRVIATIVHFSDEQTKRIISYEDAKNTWLSSP; encoded by the exons ATGTTTAAGAATCTGAAGAAGAAGTTGGAGCAAGGCGTTGCGCAATCGCCGCTCCGTGGAGCACTGAACGCTGTCACAAAG TCTAATGAAGAGGTGTCAGCCAGTCCTGGTGAGCCTCTGGCAGAAAGCACACCCAAGAAAGTGACCAATGAAAACCAGAGTTTTAATGCCACTAGTGACCAAGGGGCAGTGGAGGGGGGACCAGCCGTGGGACAGCTGGTGGATATTCCACTCCAGGAGGAAAGTCCCAACACAACCAATGAC TTCTCCTCGGCCCTGTCTCAGCTCCCTGGAGACGAGACGCCCCGGGCCGGTGGTCGATCTCGAGCTTCCTCCATCAGCTCGGTGACCAGCGATTCTTTCTTCACCAACTCAAGCTTTGGCCCTCAGCATCACTATGTGCTGCCATCAGACATAGAGAGTGAGGTGGAGGAACAGACCAACAGTCTGGAGGCGTACAGCAAGGACGACCTGTATCAGCTGGTCCGCAAGTATGAACGACGCTCCATCCGCTACAAGTCCAAGTTTATGGAG GTTGCTAACATTTATAAAGAGGTTGTAGCTGAAAGAGATAAACTTAAG aaCACGTTGACACAGACACAGGATCGAGCATTCCGACGGATCTCGGAGCTTAAGGAGCAGATACAACTTGATCAGCTGGCCAAGAAAGACCTAGAGGAGAACTACAGGTTGATGCTGGAAGAGAAGGATGAACACCTCAAAGTGTTCAGGACTCAG GTGAGACTATTGAAAGAGGGAAAGGAAATTCCAGCAGAACTGGAGGAAAAGTTGAAGGGTAAAAAGTCCCCCCAGAAGGCCCCAGTAGCGGAGGCCCAGACAGGGAGCAGTAAGAAAGAGGAGGGTGATGTACAGCAGCTCACTGAGAAG GTTAAGAGACTGGAGGGGTTATTGAGTCGCTGTAAAGAAACGATTCGCAGCAACAAGGAGAAGAATAGTCAACTAGAGGAGGAGAATGCCAAACTGACCAGTGAAATCAAAGAACTCACTAAACTAAAG GGATCAGGCAGTCCTGACCAGTTATCCAAACTACAGAACCAGATCCGACAGGCCAGGGAGGTGATACAGCAGCTGGAGGCGGACAAAGAGCTCGCTATAGCCGAGGTCAAACGTCAAGTGCACGAGGAAATTCAGGCTAAAGACGAGGAGGTGGCCAAAGTCAGAGaacaggtcaaggtcaaagaGGGAGAGGTTGTTCAGGCACAGCAGCAGGTGGGGCAGCTACAGTCAGAGAACCAGGCCCTGGTGGAGAGGAATGAGAAACTGGAGAAAGCAG CTAgagaaaaacttgaaaaatCAAGGGAGATTGTTAAGAAACTGAAAGAAGACAAACAGAAACTACAATCTGAGATGGAAGACCGAATCCATGAAGTTGAAGCCAAGAGTCAGGAGCGGATCCAGGAAGTGGAGAGGGTGATGGAGGAAGAGAAGGAGAGCCTGGTACAGGAGCTGTCTAAGGCCAAGGCAGCCGCTGTCAGCTGTATGCAG GAGGAGACAGAGAAGAACCTGGCTAACAGAGTGCAGGCCTCTATGGAGGAGAGGGACCAGTACTGGCAGCAGATACTCCAGGAGAAAGAGAGTCACCACACAGAACTCTTACAGACCAAG GAGGCGGAGCATGCTCAGTCACTGAGACAGATGGAGGAGGACATGGCCCGGAAGCTGTCTGAACAGGAACAGGAAATGAGGCTAGCCATGGAGGAGAGGGACCTACAGAAAATGGCTACCCTCTCCCAGCAGGACTCACTTAGGGACCATCTCCAAACTCAAGTGGACACTCTCTCTGCT GACAAATCAAGACTAGAAGCAGAGTTGGCAGAAGCTCAAAAGCAAGCATCAAATCTAAGGGAGGAAATGGATGACAGGATCCAGAGGATCCAAGAGGATGCAGCTCAGCAGATTCAGGACTTGGAGAACAAGCACAGAGCAGAGCTAGAGGAGGCCCTTGGAGAGAAGGAGAGGGTGTGGCAGGAGACTCTACAGTCCGTGAGAGAAACTCACAGCGTCCAGATGTCCGAGCTCACTCGCAAGCAGGAAGATGCCATGCAGGGAACAAGCTCGGAGCTCGAGAGCTACCACAAAGAACAAATCAAGTCCATGAAATCCAACTACGAGCAGCTTTTGCAGGAGCGAGCCCACCAAGTGGAGGACCTACATGTGTCATTACATCAGATGAAAGAGGAGAAAGAAGGAATGGAGAGGGAATTGTCTGAACGGAGAGAGGAAGTCGAACAAATGAGGAAGGAAATAGATGCCATGTTAACAGAGAGCGGTGCAGCTCAGACCGAGAAAGAGGCCAAGATAGAGGAACTTATAGCAGAGGTGGAGACATTGACGAAGAATTTGGAACAGTTGGGGCATGAGAAGAAAGAATTAGAGGAAGACATAGTGAAAATGATAGAGCAGAGAGAGAAGCAGGAGCAGAGTTATAGAGACAGGATCTCAGAGCTCACTCGGGAGAATAGTGACACAATGGCTGCCATCTCAGCCTCGTCTGATGAGAGCATGAAGGCTTTAACCAACCAGGTGGAGGAGAAAAACAAAGAGATTACAGAATTGATGGAGACATTGAGGAAGGCTGAAGAAAAAGTTGCAGAGCTGGACAAACAGTGTGAGAAAGTGGAAAACAAGCTGTCACAGTCTCAGAAAGAAAAAGAGTTCATGGAGGAAAAGATCTCAAGTTTTGAGGCATCTTTGTCTGAGTCCCTGAAACTGAATGAAGACTTGAACCAGAAAGTGAAGGAGACTCAGGAGATGTTCAGCTCCAGTCAACAGCATCTGCAACAGGAGAAATCCAGTCTGGACCAGAAGATCACGTCTCTGCAGGAGGTGGTGGAAGAGGGAGAGCAGAGGGTCACAGAAATGGAGCAGGTCATCATCCAGAAGGAAGAGGAGATCCAGGCCCTGAAGAGAGTAATGGAAGACAATGCAGTGTACATCAAGGAGATGGAAGGAAAAGTGAAGGAGATAGAGACAGAGAAGAATGAACTGTCGGAAATTCTTGGGAGTAAGGAGGAAGAAATAGCTAAGGAGAAAGAGAAGTTTGAAAGACTGAGAGGGGAAGCAAAGGGCCGGTTGAAGGATTTGAAGGATAGTCTAGATGAAAGTGGACAGAAGTATCTGGACTTGGAATCAGAGAGGAAGAACTTGGTCGAAAAACATCAGCTGGAACTACAGGAAATTCAACAGAAACTAGAGGATGAAAAGTCCAACAGCCAGAAGATGGAGGAAAGTGTCAAATCTCAGTTTGAGGAGATGAAGACAAAGCACAAAGAACAAGTGAACCAAGTGAGAGAGGAACTCCAAGAAAAGCTGAAGCAGAGAGAGATGGAGTTTGAAGAGAAGTTAACAGAACTAACAAAACAGAAAGAACTGAATGCTGAAGACCTTATGAAGAACTTTGAGACAAGAAAAGTGCAGGAGATTGAACAGATTGGTGAGAATCATCAGAGAGAACTCAGAAGCCCTGTGGAAGACTGGGAGAGCAAACTCCAGAGGGAGAAGGAGGATTTTGATAAAGAAAGGCGGCAGCTGATCGCGAGTCACCAGGAGGAGTGTGCTAGACTGAGTGGGGACAGACAGAGGGAGATGGCCGAGGTCCAAACAAGTCTGGAGCAGAGGATCACTGAGAAGGAATCAGCCATTGATCAACTCAACTCAGACCTGAAGTCTGCCCAAGAGAGCAAGGAAGCTTCATTGAGAGAGTTGACAGAAAGCCGAGCACAGTTTGAGGACTCCACCAACAAAACCATTGAAACCCTGAACATGAAATTACAAGAAGCTGAAGATAGATTAAAGGAGATGTCCGAAAAGATAAACCAACTAGAAACTGAGAGGGACAGCCTTGTTGAGAGTAATACTTTGTCAGTTTCACAGTACCAAGAGGAGATAAAATTGCTGAGAGAATctgaacaagaaaaaaaacagagTTTGGCTGCTTTAGAAGAACAGATAAAGGAGCTCAATCAACAACTGTACACAGTATCAGAGAAACATGAAAAGGAGTTGTCTGAGAAAGAAGAGGTGGTGAAGGGGCTGAGAGAGGAAATAAACCAATTGAACAACACTAACAGGTCTATGGAGGAGATGCTTAAAGAACTCAATGAAACGTCTCAAGCCAGAGGGGAGAATGTACAGGAAAAGGAGAATCAAGTTAAGGAGTTGGAGAAAAAACTGACAGAGAGAGAACAGGAATTGAGTCAGAAGTTAGGGGAGGTTCAACAGGAATGTGATAAAAAAGTGGAGGAAATTCAGACTGAGAAGGTCAAATGTGAGGAAGAGCTCCAGAAGAGGATCACAGAAATGTCTGAGAATGACTCAGAACTGCAGGCCAACCTAACACAACTAAACAGCAAGGtcagccaaacagaggaaaaaCTGCATGACTGTATTCAGCAGTACGAGTCTCAGATAGAGGAATACAAGACTAAACTTGAGCAGCAAGTGGAGCGTGGAAAGCAAGAGGTTCAGAAAGTGGAGGAGCAGTGGAAGAGCAAGCTACAGGAGCTGAAGCAGAAGTACATGGCCAAGTTAAAGGAGTTCCAGAAGGAGAGTCAAGACAAGGTCAGCTCAATGTCACAGGAGTCTGGTGAAGTCAAGGTCAGGCTGAGTGACCTTGAGAAACAGCTGGCTCAGGAGAGGTCGGACAAGGAGGCCATGTCAGAGGAACTGACCCACGCCAACACTAAACTACTGCAGCTAGAGGAGACGTCGGGGGAGTCCAAGATGGCCGTCATAGACCTGGAGAAGAAGATTCAGGAAATGGAGAGAGAACTGGGAGACAGGGACCAGAGGATACAGCAGTCTCAGGAGCAGATCAAGGAATGTGAATCCATCATATCCCAAAAGGAGACAGAAATTGGGGAGTTAAGATTAAGTGTTGAAGAGAAGGATAAAGTGATTAGTAAAAAAGAAGAGAGAATTGAGCAACTGAATGAGAGAGTGAGTGAGTTGGAGGGTTTGGTGAGGAATGGTGAAGAGTTAGGTGGGGAGTTGAAGAAAGAACTGTCAGATGTCAGTAATCAAGTCACTCAGCTACACTCACAGTGTGAACAGCTACAGAGTGAGAAGTCGGTGCTGGTCACCGACCTGGAAGGCCGAGATAGTACGTTGAGCGAGCTACAAACTAAGTTAACCGAGGCTGAGGCCGAGAAAACCAAACTCTGTGAGGAGTACGAGTCTAGGCTGTGTGCCGTCCAGAACTACAAGGAGCAGTTGATCGAGTCCGAGCGAGCTGTGGTACAGAATGAGTTTGAACTCAAAACTGGTGAACTCAAGGGTGAGATTGAGAAATTGATGACTGAAAATAGTGATTTAAAAACTGAGGTAGAGAAGTATGTAACAGAAATTAGTGAATTAAAAAGTGATTTAGAGAAATTAGTGACTGAAAATAGTGATTTAAAGAATTCTAATGTGCAGTTGTCTGATGCAGACACTAAGCGTGTGGATGAGCTATTTAATCTTAGTGAACAATTAGTGAATGTGAAGAAAGAGAAAGAAGCAATGAGTGAACAGTTTAAACAAGAAATGTCagaacttcaaaacaaacattcCATGGAGTTAGAAAACTTGTCTTCCAAACTGGAGTCTGAAAATACAGCTAAGGTAGCAGAATACAAGAAGAAGGCTGAAACGTATATAGCCAACATGAAGAAACAGATACAGGAGGAAAAGGAAACATTGAAAGGTGAGCATGAAGCATTGAAAGAACAGCATAATGCTTTGAATGTGCAGCATGAAGCATTGCAAGAGGAGCATGAAGCATTAAAATCAAAGCAAGAAGAAATGAACTCTCTTGTAGTGGAAAAAGGGAGCATTGATGAACAATTAAGGGCAGAGCAGAAAAAGTGTGTGGAGTTAGAAGGACAGATGTCAGAGCTAAAATCAGAGATCCAAAGGTTATCAGAAGAGAGGGAGAATATAATCACACAGTTTGAAAAAGAGAAAACCCATTTGTTAACACTAAATGAACAAGAGATAAAGAACAGGGAATCGGTGATAGCAGAACATGTTCAGAAAATGGCAGAGGTTCAGGGGAGTGAGAGTGCTCTGAAGAACAAGTTTGACGAGGCTGTCAGCAAAGAAGGAGAAATGGTTAAAACAGTGGAGAAATTAAGACAGGAGAATGCTACCTTATGTGAAAGTCTATCTCAACTAAACAAGGAACACTCTGAGGAAATAGACACTCTGAGGTCAGAAAATGAGAAAGCTAAGACAGCATTACAGAAGCTGGAGAAAGAATTCCAGAATTATAAAGCAAGCATCGATGAGCAAACAGAATCTTCCACATCTGGTCACCAGGAGGAGCTCCAGAAGATGAAGGTACACTACGAAGAGATGCTGGAAGACAGAGAGAACGAGCACACCTCCAAAATCAAACAGCTGGTCAAAGAGTTCAACCAGAAGATGGCCGAGAAAGACAGAGAGTTCGAGACAACATTCTCTGAGGCCCTCA ACAAATCTCAGACAGGGGAGAGTCGGCTATTATCAGAACACAAACAGATCGTGGAGGAACTGAACCGTGACCTTCAGGAGCGTGATGACAGAATTGACGAGGTCACGCTGGAGTATGAAGCCAAACTGAAG GAACAAAAAGAGGACCTCTCCTCCAAGATTTCCCAATTACAGCAGGATCTAACGGCAGCCAAACAACAACACCAGATGGAGCTGTATGAAATGGAAGAGAGGCTGAAACAGGTCCAGCAGAGGGCGGTCCAGCAACAGGAAGTGGTTCACAAACAGGAAGTGAGTGCCCTGACTCAGGAGTGGAATACAGAGAGAAAG GCACCCCTGCTGCATGCCAGTGGACCAAGTGTTATTGAACCGCAG